The genome window GAAATAGCGGTACTGAGATGGAATCTTTATATACTGCAGATCTTCTCTACTCGAGCACGAGCATGGACTAGGCCCATCGGGGTTGGACCGCATCCGCCAACCACCTTCACGAACTCTGAATCTCCCTAACAGATCTGCCTCATCGCTTGTTCCCCTATCGCCCCAAAGCAACACTCCTTCTCGTCGATCCAGCACGGCCTCGAAACCCAGCCTCATGCGCATATCCTCAAATGACAGCATCAGCACGTTGGAAGACCTTCATCGCTTCCCCCTGGAGTCGTTACattcattttcctttgccCAGCAATCCGACGAATTACTCAACAGTCGTCATAACATTCTGAAACGATCCATAGATTTTATGCGTGACCGTTTCGGCTGGTCCGCTGGCAATTCCGCCATTGCCAACGCGCAGGCTCGCATGGCTGGCGATGCGGAGGCCCAAAGTATGGTAGAGCTCATGTCCAAAACAAGTATTGCGGGGAAGGACGACAGACACAATTATGCTGGCTTATCGCGTGGCCCGTTGACGAGCCCCGCAGATGTGGACAGCGGCAATATTTTTGATCAAGCTTTCACTGGGCCTGGAGGCTCTGCGATTGAGAGCAAAGCGACACGACAAGGACATGATGCGAGTGGAGGGAATCTTTTATCCACTGGAAACATACCTCACCAAAGAAGGGAGATGAAGTCTGCTCCTTCCTCCAGGCGCGTAAGCTTAAAACGTACATACACGGATGCCAGCTCTGTCTGCTCCCAGAACAAGCTGATGGAGAATCTAGCACAACCGTACTCTATTGCGGACTCTGTTACATCTGCCAGTTCTTCGATCTTGGGCCTGGGCCTCCCCGTTCCCGCCTTACATACCCATAGCAGCAAATGGAATCCCATCTCACAAGCCGTCTTTAGGACCGAGTCGCAAGCGCCATGGACGATACTAGCTGCCAATGACCTGTCCTGTCTCGTATTTGGTGTCACACAATCGGAGCTCCGCAGGTTGAGTATCCTAGAGGTCGTCCAACCGGACCATCGACAATGGCTGGAATCCAAATTGCGAGACCCCAAAACTAGCGCCGCAGCGAAACTCCAACCTTTAGCCGAGAGATCACAAATCAGACCGGTCCACCCAAAATCTATGGGGATGGGCAATGGTGTCACCGCACAACTCCTCAGTAAGCCGCCTTCTCGAATGGCCAAATCGGGGCGAGCCCAGACCGATGACGGGTACGGCTCCAGCAAACGCAACTCGAGACATCTGAATCATCCAGCTACAAAATCGCGAGGTGTCCTGTTATGTGGGGATGTTATACCTATTCAGAAGCGTAATGGAACGAAAGGCTCTGCCAGCGTCTGGGTCATGGAGAAACGCGGGGGCCTTATCTGGGTTCTTGAGGAAATACAGGAGAATGTCGCCTACATCTTCTGCGACGACTCCTGGACCATCACTGGCACCCGTGGGGAAACCGACAAGATCTGGGGCCAGGGCGTGGTGAAGCTTGGATCACATATCACAGACCTTCTCCCCCACTTGCCGACGGATTGCCTAAAGGCTTCACCTAGCAAAGGTATACCAAAACTTGCCGATATAAAATACTTTGCTGCCCGGGCTTCTGCTGAGATCTGTATCCCGGCTATTGttggaaaggaagaagatccgcGCTGTCTCCGAGTATCCAGTTTCCCTCACGTTGCGGGCATGATGGTCCTGTCTTCGTCCACGCTAAAGGTGATTAGTTCTAATCCAGTGTTTTCGTCGGCCCTCTTCGGCCACGCACGACCGGAGGGTATGCATGTCAACGACCTAATACCTGGCTTTGACACCCTGCTCAACGTGCtcagcgaagaggaaaatTTGCCCTTGGTGGAGGGAGTGGTGATTCCTGAACCCAGCTTCCGAAGAGCACGGACACTTTCCATCCTCCGCGACGGTAAGGCGAACGTGGCTTCCGTGTTCCTGGAACCGATGGGCATCACTGCTGCCCATCGTGACGGGTCAACAATTGCCGTAGACGTTCAATTGCGCGTTGTGGAAAGCGAGACCTTTTTCCGTCAAAACCACAGTGAGGACACGGAAAGCCATGACGAATCAAGTGATTACCAAGAAGATGCAATCGCCATAAAGGAACTTGTTTATGCTTTATGGGTCACGTATTCGAGAAAGATCCACTCAATAGGGCCGTCAGCAACCTTTCCTCCCCCGCGACAACGATCCGAGACGGCAAGCCCATCTATTGCGCGCTCTCCCGGCCTCGAAAAGCCATCGCTGGAGCCTCGGATACCATCTTCTACGTTAAGTCAACAACTCAGCGAAGCAGCATCGGAACCACTGACAGATCGGCCTGTTCAACCTGTCCCTGAGGTGAACCATGCCAAAGCTAAGGAGAATCAGAAGAAACGAACAATTGCGGACTATGTGATACTGGAGGAGATGGGACAAGGAGCGTACGGTGAAGTCAAACTCGCTCGCTTAAAGAAGAACCCGTCCAAGAAGGTCGTTTTGAAGTACGTCACAAAGAAGCGGATTCTGGTGGACACCTGGACTCGCGACCGTCGGCTGGGGACAGTGCCTCTGGAGATCCACGTTCTCGACTACCTTCGGCGTGACGGCCTGAAGCACCCGAATATTGTCGAGATGGAGGGGTTctttgaagatgatgtcAACTACTATATCGAAATGATGCCCCACGGTCTTCCGGGAATGGATCTTTTCGATTACATCGAACTCAAGGTGAATATGGATGAGGTCGAGTGCAGGAACATCTTCCGACAGGTGGTGGATGCTAtccatcatcttcatacGAAAGCGCTGGTTGTTCATCGGGATATCAAAGACGAGAATGTGATTCTGGACGGCGAAGGCAGGATCAAAATCATCGACTTTGGAAGCGCTGCCTATATCAAGAATGGGCCTTTTGATGTCTTTGTAGGAACTATTGGTAAGTCCATCATCATGCTGCTCCTAACGGTTATCGTCTAGACTGACATACCGGACTTCTAGACTATGCTGCCCCGGAAGTACTGCAAGGCAAGTCTTACAGAGGCAAGGAGCAGGATATTTGGGCACTCGGTATTCTTCTCTACACCATCGTCTACAAAGAAAACCCATTCTACAACATCGATGAGATCCTGGACCATCCGCTCCGAATACCATTTTTGCCGTTCTCGGAGGACTGCATTGATCTGATCAAAAAGATGCTTGATCGCGATGTTGACAACCGCTTGACGATCACAGAAGTTATGGAGCATCCATGGATGCTTTACAACTGAGCTACAACGCTTCCTGCACTTCCGACTCGCGACGagattcttttcttttggaTAACAGCTGGGACACACCTAGGAATTAAGAGTTCTATATACCGACATTTTTTCGCTGGAAGAAATATGGCGACATGCTCTTATTACGGTTTTCTTTTTATGAACCACTCATCCACAACCCTTGCGTCTAACCCACCTATGgtttttgtttcttttcgTCTGCGCTCTTGTTAGTCACGAACCCAATTTGCATGGCGTTGAAGATCTTTCCAAACGATCGCAGTTGCTCTTGATGACAGGCACGATGACAATAGAAGATGGAGTCACGAAGCTGTATGATATTGGCATTTCCTCAAGGCTGAAGGAGATAAGAAGCATCAATGGGACACAGGGTGGGAACAACAAAAAACGTTTTCGGCGGAatgagagatgatgatgcatAGAAAAGTTGAGATACCCATCATCATAGTCTATATACTTGGCTTTTCTTCGCCGCTGCAGATATTCGCTTTTGTCTCCAATTCTGGATAGCATGGCGTAGTCCGGAGGCACATTAATGAAGCAGCAAATATGTTAATATAATGGATAGGCTTAGACATGCAACGAGACGAATTGGTGAAAGTCTTTGTGGAAGATCTATAGGCCTATTAGATTCCAAGGCGCAAGAATTCCATGAAGCACCAAGCGTATCACAGCCATACTAGTGGGATGGCCATGTTCATACATATCCTTAACTAACTCCGTACTGGCTTAGTCTCGAGGTACTGTTTTCGATTAGGTGCGGGGCATCGCGGGGAAGTGAGACTATGTCTAAACTAAGGATGTTTAGTCCCCTTAGGCCGCTTTTAGACCAACAAGTCTCTAATATGGAGACATGGGGTTACCTTACCAAGTAGTTTTATTGTGTAGACCAATCAGGGATACCCCCACGCTTTGCAGAGGAAGTACCTTTTCTAccagagggagagagaaattCCTTAGTTGGTCAATGCGCATCGGTTCGCTCGATGGTTGGTTGTCCAGCCCATGATCAGTCTTGGCCTTTTCTGTTCGGCCGGTGACTTGACTCGATTACAGGGTCCGTACGGATCTAAGTTAACTGTATCAGCCACCATTGCAACGGGCCAGATGGGTAGGGCGATACGGAGTGTCGTCCTGTGGAATACTACACCGGATTCTGTGGTAGGGACTAAACTACGACTATGGCGTATGAGGGAACGCTGGCTAGTGTTCAATACTTGTGATGGGGCATGAGGGATgttaatattaataataggTACACCAGAGTGAGTGAGCTATATATTGTCAAAGAAGATGCACATGCATCAATAACCCCTTGTAAGTGGCGTGACGTTACCAATAGTACCTTACAGCGACTCCCGTCGTGAAAGAGTGAGGTGAAGAGGCAAAAAGAGTCCAAGGCAGTGTCCAGATGTACTTGGGCTGCAGATTGTCCGAAAAAAACACTCCAGTG of Aspergillus fumigatus Af293 chromosome 2, whole genome shotgun sequence contains these proteins:
- a CDS encoding serine/threonine-protein kinase; this encodes MGGLSLQRDEPMKLSVDSLPSGYDLSRSSLLEHEHGLGPSGLDRIRQPPSRTLNLPNRSASSLVPLSPQSNTPSRRSSTASKPSLMRISSNDSISTLEDLHRFPLESLHSFSFAQQSDELLNSRHNILKRSIDFMRDRFGWSAGNSAIANAQARMAGDAEAQSMVELMSKTSIAGKDDRHNYAGLSRGPLTSPADVDSGNIFDQAFTGPGGSAIESKATRQGHDASGGNLLSTGNIPHQRREMKSAPSSRRVSLKPQPYSIADSVTSASSSILGLGLPVPALHTHSSKWNPISQAVFRTESQAPWTILAANDLSCLVFGVTQSELRRLSILEVVQPDHRQWLESKLRDPKTSAAAKLQPLAERSQIRPVHPKSMGMGNGVTAQLLSKPPSRMAKSGRAQTDDGYGSSKRNSRHLNHPATKSRGVLLCGDVIPIQKRNGTKGSASVWVMEKRGGLIWVLEEIQENVAYIFCDDSWTITGTRGETDKIWGQGVVKLGSHITDLLPHLPTDCLKASPSKGIPKLADIKYFAARASAEICIPAIVGKEEDPRCLRVSSFPHVAGMMVLSSSTLKVISSNPVFSSALFGHARPEGMHVNDLIPGFDTLLNVLSEEENLPLVEGVVIPEPSFRRARTLSILRDGKANVASVFLEPMGITAAHRDGSTIAVDVQLRVVESETFFRQNHSEDTESHDESSDYQEDAIAIKELVYALWVTYSRKIHSIGPSATFPPPRQRSETASPSIARSPGLEKPSLEPRIPSSTLSQQLSEAASEPLTDRPVQPVPEVNHAKAKENQKKRTIADYVILEEMGQGAYGEVKLARLKKNPSKKVVLKYVTKKRILVDTWTRDRRLGTVPLEIHVLDYLRRDGLKHPNIVEMEGFFEDDVNYYIEMMPHGLPGMDLFDYIELKVNMDEVECRNIFRQVVDAIHHLHTKALVVHRDIKDENVILDGEGRIKIIDFGSAAYIKNGPFDVFVGTIDYAAPEVLQGKSYRGKEQDIWALGILLYTIVYKENPFYNIDEILDHPLRIPFLPFSEDCIDLIKKMLDRDVDNRLTITEVMEHPWMLYN